The genomic DNA GTATCAGGAAGAGGATGTTCAGCTGCAAATCGGTGGCTCCGATCAATGGGGCAATATTACAAGCGGGCTGGATCTCATTCGCAAAAAAGTAGGCCCGGAAGCGAAAGCCTTCGGCTTAACGATTCCGCTCATGCTGAAGGCCGATGGCACGAAATTCGGCAAAACGGCCGGCGGCGCGGTCTGGCTTGATCCGAAGAAAACGACACCGTACGAGTTCTACCAGTTCTGGGCAAATACCGATGACCGCGATGTCGTTAAATACCTGAAATACTTCACGTTCCTCGATAAAGAGGCGATTGAGGCTCTGGCTGAGAAGGTACAGACCGAGCCGCATAAACGCGAAGCGCAAATTACGCTGGCCGAAGAAATGACCCGGTTCGTGCACGGCGAGAATGCGCTGGCTGAGGCTAAGCGAATTACCGCCGCTCTGTTCAGCGGGGATATTAAGTCTCTGACTGCTGATGAAATCGAACAAGGTTTCAAAGAAATGCCGACCTTCGAAGCAGCCAAAGAATCCAAGAATATCGTCGATTGGCTCGTTGACGTAGGCATTGAACCCTCGAAACGCCAAGCGCGCGAGGATATTACGAGCGGGGCCATCTCTCTGAACGGGGAGCGGGTCAATGAGCTGGAGTTCGAGATTACGGCCGATCTGGCGATCGAAGGCCGCTTCATCATCGTCCGCAAAGGGAAGAAGAAATACCATTTGGTGAAATTGGTTTAGGGGTACGAAACGAAAGGCACAGCAGTCTCCTGCGGGAGGGTGCTGTGCTTTTGCTTTTTATGCAAAAAGACGCCGAGTTATCTTGGCGTCTCTGCGTAGGTTAGATGAGCGTTTCGGAGGTGCCGCCGGATTGCAAATCATTCCAGGCGACATATAAGCTAAGTGAGGCGGCGATTAGAAACAAAATGGCGGAAAGCAGCGCGATTTCGTTTCTTCGGGTCGTTGAAATCGAACTGCCATGG from Paenibacillus woosongensis includes the following:
- the tyrS gene encoding tyrosine--tRNA ligase, which translates into the protein MNIIDELEWREAINQQTDAEGLRKLTEEKAISLYCGVDPTGDSMHIGHLIPFIVLKRFQLAGHKPVILIGGATGTIGDPSGRQTERSLQTMEQVQANVEALTAQMKKLFMTDGDNELRLVNNYDWTHQLNVIDFLRDYGKNFSINAMLAKDVVASRLDSGISFTEFSYQILQSMDYLHLYQEEDVQLQIGGSDQWGNITSGLDLIRKKVGPEAKAFGLTIPLMLKADGTKFGKTAGGAVWLDPKKTTPYEFYQFWANTDDRDVVKYLKYFTFLDKEAIEALAEKVQTEPHKREAQITLAEEMTRFVHGENALAEAKRITAALFSGDIKSLTADEIEQGFKEMPTFEAAKESKNIVDWLVDVGIEPSKRQAREDITSGAISLNGERVNELEFEITADLAIEGRFIIVRKGKKKYHLVKLV